One stretch of Prunus persica cultivar Lovell chromosome G1, Prunus_persica_NCBIv2, whole genome shotgun sequence DNA includes these proteins:
- the LOC18792831 gene encoding uncharacterized protein LOC18792831 → MADHPLVLQIHPPQPHLQRSSSTELGSELANSSLTPPPANPMATNLEQLVLQIGQSSTAPPQHEGILNLKVGKPILLHINSLTPPPNPPPPPPKPENQNHDLAAPSDDPKQQLNAIVTQSNPAVDKMKINKNQKLSTAGSLANLLPTGTVLAFQALTPSISYNGRCHTFNQYLVAFVILVCSVICFVSSFIDSLPWEGKIYYGFATSKGLRVLNDDDHEIDKNDDIQQELKKLHVKRKDFIHAFVSVFVFLIFAFSSSEVQGCYFPKSRELEYSLVIYLPLVVGLFSSFLFSIFPTKRRGIGCV, encoded by the coding sequence ATGGCTGATCATCCTCTTGTTCTGCAGATACATCCACCACAACCGCACCTTCAGCGCTCGTCGAGCACGGAGCTGGGTTCAGAACTAGCAAATTCATCATTAACACCGCCACCAGCAAACCCCATGGCAACAAATCTTGAACAGTTGGTGTTGCAAATTGGACAATCATCAACAGCGCCACCACAGCATGAAGGTATTTTAAACCTCAAGGTAGGTAAGCCAATTTTGCTACACATAAACTCCTTAACACCACCACcaaacccaccaccaccaccaccaaagccagaaaaccaaaaccatgATCTCGCTGCACCATCTGATGATCCGAAACAGCAACTGAATGCCATTGTTACACAGTCAAACCCAGCTGTTGATAAAATGAAGATTAATAAGAACCAAAAACTAAGCACTGCAGGAAGCCTTGCAAACCTTTTACCCACTGGTACAGTTCTTGCCTTCCAAGCCCTCACACCTTCTATTTCCTACAACGGCCGATGCCACACGTTCAACCAGTACCTTGTGGCATTTGTCATACTAGTTTGTTCTGTCATATGTTTTGTGTCATCCTTCATTGATAGCCTGCCATGGGAAGGCAAAATATACTACGGCTTCGCCACATCCAAGGGTCTTCGTGTTTTGAACGATGACGATCACGAGATTGATAAAAACGACGACATTCAGCAGGAGTTGAAGAAGTTGCACGTCAAACGTAAAGACTTTATTCATGCGTTTGTCTCGGTGTTTGTGTTCCTGATCTTTGCTTTTAGCAGCTCCGAAGTGCAAGGCTGCTACTTTCCTAAATCAAGAGAGTTGGAGTATTCACTCGTCATATATTTGCCTTTAGTGGTTGGCCTTTTCTCAAGTTTCTTGTTCTCCATTTTTCCGACTAAACGCAGAGGGATTGGCTGTGTATGA